The following proteins are encoded in a genomic region of Gossypium hirsutum isolate 1008001.06 chromosome D05, Gossypium_hirsutum_v2.1, whole genome shotgun sequence:
- the LOC121217716 gene encoding solute carrier family 25 member 44, producing MNIRAAEEESAQEIHIPADIDWEMLDKSKFFFLGAALFSGVSATLYPVVLVKTRQQVAQAQISGIRTAFSIVKHEGFRALYRGFGTSLMGTIPARALYMAALEVTKSNVGSATVNFGIPEPTASAIANAVAGLSAAMAAQLVWTPVDVVSQRLMVQGTHPSCSSPCRYVNGIDAFRKIVKTDGPKGLYRGFGISILTYAPSNAVWWASYSVAQRLVWGGIACYFRKKDDESNDNGNSSSSSNNNNTIRPDSKTVMAVQGVSAAMAGGVSALITMPLDTIKTRLQVLDGEENGRRGPTIGQTVRNLIKEGGWLACYRGLGPRWASISMSATTMITTYEFLKRLSAKNQESLV from the coding sequence ATGAATATAAGGGCGGCCGAGGAAGAATCGGCGCAAGAGATTCATATCCCGGCCGATATAGATTGGGAAATGCTTGATAAATCCAAGTTTTTCTTCTTAGGCGCAGCTCTATTTTCTGGTGTTTCAGCTACCCTTTACCCCGTAGTTTTGGTTAAAACAAGGCAACAAGTTGCTCAAGCTCAAATTTCGGGTATCCGTACAGCCTTTTCCATTGTTAAACACGAAGGTTTCAGGGCTTTGTACCGCGGATTCGGTACTTCTTTAATGGGAACAATCCCGGCTCGAGCTCTTTACATGGCAGCTCTCGAGGTTACCAAAAGCAATGTGGGGAGTGCCACGGTTAACTTTGGGATTCCCGAACCAACGGCGTCCGCAATTGCTAATGCGGTAGCTGGATTAAGTGCTGCAATGGCTGCACAGCTTGTTTGGACGCCGGTCGATGTGGTTAGCCAGAGGTTAATGGTTCAAGGAACCCACCCGAGTTGTAGTTCACCTTGTAGATATGTAAATGGGATCGATGCGTTTAGGAAAATAGTTAAAACGGATGGCCCGAAGGGGCTGTATAGAGGCTTTGGGATATCGATTTTAACCTATGCTCCATCGAATGCAGTGTGGTGGGCATCTTATTCGGTTGCTCAGAGGCTCGTTTGGGGAGGCATTGCATGCTACTTTCGGAAGAAAGACGATGAGAGCAATGACAATGGGAATAGTAGCAGTAGTAGTAACAATAATAATACGATTAGGCCAGATTCGAAGACGGTAATGGCGGTTCAGGGAGTGAGTGCAGCCATGGCTGGAGGGGTTTCAGCTTTGATTACAATGCCACTGGATACGATTAAGACCAGGCTGCAAGTTTTGGATGGGGAAGAGAATGGGAGGCGTGGACCAACGATTGGGCAAACTGTTCGGAATTTGATCAAAGAAGGTGGGTGGTTGGCTTGTTACAGAGGGTTGGGGCCGAGGTGGGCGTCCATATCCATGTCTGCAACAACAATGATCACTACTTATGAGTTCCTCAAACGGCTCTCAGCTAAGAACCAAGAGAGCTTGGTGTAA